The genome window GAGGACACGATGAGTCACTAAAATCAATGCACCGAGGCCATTTTCTTGAACTTTTAAATTGGTTTTGTAAGTATAATGAAGAAGCAAACAAAGTGATGCTATCAAATGCTCCTAAAAACAATCAATTGACTTCATCTACCATTCAAAGGCATATAATTGAAGCTTGTGGAAAGGAAACTAGAAAAGTCATTTTGAATGAGATCGGAGACAAgttcttttctcttttgcttGATGAGGCCCGAGATAGTTCTATGAAAGAGCAAATGGCTGTGGTTTTGAGATTTGTGAATGATGTAGGAGAAATTGTTGAAAGCTTTGTTGGAGTGGTTCATGTAATCGAGACTTCTACACAGTGTTTAAAGAATGTTGTTGATGAATTCTTTGCGATAAATGGGTTGTCACTGTCAAGACTTAGAGGTCAAGGTTATGATGGAGCTTCTAATATGCGTGGCGAGCTCAATGGATTGAAAGCACTCATTCTAAATGAAAACAAGCATGCGCAttatattcattgttttgctcaccAACTCCAGTTAGTTGTTGTGTCTGCTGCAGAGGAAAATCATGATATGAGTCAATTCTTTGATTACATTTCTATGATTGTGAATATGGTTGGAAGTTCATGTAAAAGGAATGATGCTCTTCGGCAAGCACACCATGATAAAGTTGTGCAAAAGCTACAAAGTGGTGAGATTTCAAAAGGGCAGGGTCAAAATCAAGAAATAAGCTTAGCTCGATCAGGTGCTACTTGTCGGGATTCTCACTATAAAACATTACTCCGGCTATTTGATATGTGGGATTTATTGGAAGAGGTGCTTTTTGCAATACAACAAGATGGTGAGATAAGGAAAAATCGAGGCACTGCTAGGGGTTTGTTGGATAAAATGGGTTCTTTTATCAAAGATTCTACAAGCCAAAGATCAAAATATATCCCACATATCCAACAAAAAGGGAGGCACTGCAAGAGTTTGTATTTCTGGGAAAGTTAATGTTGTATATTTTAGGAGTGACGGATCTTTTATCAAAGATTCTACAAGCCAAAGATCAAAATATAGCCACTGCTGTTCGTATGGTTGAAGCATTAAAATGCAAGTTACATGCATATAGAGAAAATGGTTGGGAAAATTTGTTGAAGGAAACCACTAAATTCTGTCTAAAGCATAAAATTAAAGTACCAAGCATGGACGAAATTATCGAAAGCCATCATATTACACTTGTTGATGGAGAACCAATGACTTATATTCATCATTTCCGTGTGGAAATCTTTGCAACAgtatttcattctatttttattttcttataattgataaatatgtatgtcattggtttttatacttgaaatgaattatgttttaaatatgGTAGGTAATTGATGAGGTTGCTGAAGAATTGAACAATCATTTCAATGAGGCAAACACTAATTTGCTTAAGGGTGTATTGAGTCTTGATCCTTCCAACaactttgcttgttttgatcATCATGAAATACTCCATCTTGCTAGATTATACTCTGAAGATTTCTCTACTGCTGAGCTAGCTGAGCTTAATGATGTGAACTcgtccgcaagcgcacgggtcgccaagtaatacctctcgtgcgagcacgagagggtcgtattcccagggcccaag of Dioscorea cayenensis subsp. rotundata cultivar TDr96_F1 unplaced genomic scaffold, TDr96_F1_v2_PseudoChromosome.rev07_lg8_w22 25.fasta BLBR01001647.1, whole genome shotgun sequence contains these proteins:
- the LOC120256793 gene encoding zinc finger MYM-type protein 1-like, whose translation is MNNETPIDQASGKRPHVEVEVSDNDIVSDPGLRNPIDSFPLEMRDTLRRRYLAKGPCQPVGHQFPQTNKRRFLPNWFKRFAWIEYSVSKDKAFCLYCYLFPNKGNNSNKGGGNAFTEVGYSNWKNGMQNFIAHEGGPESPLTFARIKVEQYQNQRENIDFVFSSKNVANDDEYRVRLTTVVRVARYLLGEGLAFRGHDESLKSMHRGHFLELLNWFCKYNEEANKVMLSNAPKNNQLTSSTIQRHIIEACGKETRKVILNEIGDKFFSLLLDEARDSSMKEQMAVVLRFVNDVGEIVESFVGVVHVIETSTQCLKNVVDEFFAINGLSLSRLRGQGYDGASNMRGELNGLKALILNENKHAHYIHCFAHQLQLVVVSAAEENHDMSQFFDYISMIVNMVGSSCKRNDALRQAHHDKVVQKLQSGEISKGQGQNQEISLARSGATCRDSHYKTLLRLFDMWDLLEEVLFAIQQDGEIRKNRGTARGLLDKMGVTDLLSKILQAKDQNIATAVRMVEALKCKLHAYRENGWENLLKETTKFCLKHKIKVPSMDEIIESHHITLVDGEPMTYIHHFRVEIFATVIDEVAEELNNHFNEANTNLLKGVLSLDPSNNFACFDHHEILHLARLYSEDFSTAELAELND